The sequence AGTTTGCGACCATGGGATACAGCAACTGTGCCGCAAAAGTGGCTTGGTAATTTTTCTTATAATCAGCCCAGTCCCTAGGCCAATCTTCTATCGGATCGGTCAGAAAATACATTTTCCTGTCCGTCGGAGCGGTCATCGACTCCATGGAGCCGTACTCCAGAAAAGCCGTTTCGAACACACGCTCCTTTGCCAAGCCATTATAATAATTGGGCTCTCGCGAGGTGCCCGTCCATACCTGCGCAATATAACCGTCCACACTGGGCAAGGATGCGAGACTAGCCTCAGGACTGACAATCATCCATTGGGAATAATTCACTAAAGAATGTGTGGGTACGTAACACCTCACCTCCATACCTTTGCTCTTGCCATATTCCTTTGCAAAGGAAAAACACTCCTCCACTGCCCTGTAATACAAGTGATATTTTAGTTTATTGGCCAAATAGGTATTTTCCGCAGATTCATGCTGTGGCCTCCAGTCAAAGCCGTAATAAGCTTCCCACTCTCTTTTGAAAGCCTCACTATAACCAGCCTTGGCCCAAAACTCAGGTTCTTCAAGGTAAATGGCATCAATCCCTACATCAATGACCCGTTTGATTACCTTTTCCTTCAAATATTTGATAAAATTTTGAGTTGGCACAATGTACGGAACCATATGTCCATGCCAAAGTGTATCACCCTTTTCGGTGACTTGCCCTTCATCCAAGTGCCACTCTCCGTCCCATTCACCTGTAAAATAGTCCTGATATTCGCCCCAAGCGATCCCAGTCATAAAATGGGTCGTGTATCCTTTATCCCGCCAAGTCTGGACACGCTCCTCGAACGTCATATCAGCCTTTCCATGATGGTCTTTCACACTGTAAACGATCGCCACATCTGCACGGACATCCGTCACTGGCTTCCAAGGGTTGGATGTTTGAAATGCTGTTTTTTCCTTTGGTGTTTCCTGAATGTGCTCCCTTTGGGAAGGCTTGGTACAAGCCAAAAGGAGTAGAAAAGGTATCGCATAGATTAGAACAGTCTTTTGCATGGGTTTAATGTTTCTAAAGTGAAGCTAAAAAATGGGGACACTAATCATGCCCCCATAAATAAAGTCAATGTACTCAATAAATCAACACTTGGCGCGGTTCGTTATAGTTCCATCGTCTGGTACCGCTTCCCCTAGGGGTATCAAAGTTAATTCTGGCAGCAGCCCTGACAAAGACCATTCGGCCCTCGGGAATGGTGCCATTTGATTCGATCGTGATGGTCTCACCCAGCATGGAGTTAAAGGAAGATCCCGAAAATTCCAATTGACTAGACCAACGTTCATCTCTGGCTCGGTAGCCCACTGTAGACGAGTAGCTTACAAACAGCTGGATGTCGGTCACATTCTGAAAACTGGCACTATATCCACCCATGGGTTCGATTTTAGCACGAAACTCTTCCTCAGACACTCCACGTGTCACGCGCACCTGCGCCCTTACCTTTCCGTTGATCACCTCTGGCTCACTGACCCATTCCACTCTCAGAAACGGCTGTACTTCAAAGGTAACATTGGTTACACCCTTAATGTCCACAGTCTGTGTTTCATCTGCAAGCGGTACCCCACGCTCATCCTCACGGATAAGTGGAATAAACGGCCCGTCAAGGCGCACATTATAATTCCCTGCAAACAACTTTGTGTTTTGGAATGTCCCGTCAGGCATGCAAAAGAAATCAGGATTTGGGGAGACATTATCCCCCCAGCTCAACTCGGTCAGCCTGACACGTATTCCTTCGCTTCCCTGATCAGTTAGCACTAGCTCTCCAGTCTCTATATCCACCACTTCTCCCTGAAGTGTTTCTGCAGGCAGTTCATAGTTATCCAGCTCAAACATGCTGCAAGAACTAAGTGAAAACAGCCCAGCTAGGATTAGGTATGCTATTTTTTTCATCGTTTAAAATTCTAGGTTATTGATAATAATTTATCTATTGGGTTGTTGATCGATTACCGGACTCTTGGAAACCTCTCCACCAGGAATCGCAAAATAGTAGTCGATGATATTGTATTCGAAAGTCTTCAAACTCACCCACTGGAAACGGGCGTCAAAGAAATATTGGCCACTCTCAGTGGACAGGAATGGATAGATTCCCCTAAAGCGATAGCGGGAATTCATGCTGAAGTCCTCCTTATCGCGAGTTTCACCCCAGAAACCGTCCCTTTGCTCATAATGCTGAACCCTCCATCGGCGTAGGTCCCACTTGGTCTTGTGCTCCAAGGCAAGCTCCTTTCTGCGCTCTTTTCGGACAATATTACGGCTTGAAATATCTGAAGAAAGCACCCCGGAAAGCAAACTCGCTCCTGCACGCTCACGGATATCATTGATCCCATTAGTGGCTACTTGGAGCATATCCGATCCATCTGGAGATACTTCCCCGGCAAGCCCCAACTCCACGGCCGCTTCCGCCGCATTTAGCAGCACATCAGCATACCTCATCAATACGAAATGTTGGTCAGACCTTCCTTCACCTGCCTCAAAAGAAGGATCTGGATTCAGCCACTTACGACCGTATAATCCAGTCAAGGAGCTTTCTCCATTGTTATAAAAAGGACCATTGGCACCAGCTGCAGTGATCTGTTCCCCCTGAAAAGTAACCAGTTCTTGACTTCCGCCCTCCCTAGCACTGAGGAAAAGTTCTTTTGGTGCCTGCGTATAAAGTGGCAATTGCTGATAGCGGCTTTCTGCTGTAGCGTACGAATAATCGCTGAACAATGGCTTCACCGGTTCAGAACCTGTGTATACTCCTGCCCGAATTTCGATTTCCTGATTTTTGAAAACATCCCCAGGGAAAATGACATAGGCACGAAGACGTGGTTCGGCATCTTTAAAGAAATCCAAAGGTGAATCATACATCAAGTAATCTCCTTCCGTATTGGTGGAGCCGGTGGTCACCTTGATCGTTCCGTCGGGATACCGTTCAAAGCCCTCAAACAACTCGATAAAATCCAACGTTGGACAAGTACCTGATGCCAATGGAGCTTTGAAAATAAAAGGTGCACTGTAAGCATCATAACCATGGGTCGCCACAGGAAAATCATATTCTTTTACATAGATATTCTCTGGGCTAGTAGGATCACTAAACATGTCCACCATATTTTGGTATTGTGCCTCAGGATCATCTGCGGCCCATTTTCTTTTGTATAGGGAATAACGGCCACTATTGATCACCTCATTAGCGGCAGCATAAGCCTCACTGAAATACCTGACAGATGCTGCTTGAGCGGTTTCATCAGAAAAACCGATAACCCTGACCCCTGTTTTCAACCCCGTACCGGTAAGTCTTCCCGGTACGGTTTCATTGTATTTTGCCACAGAGCCTGCATAAAGCATGTCCTGGGATTTAAAAGAAAGAGCTACGTATTTATTGGAATAACCGGGCTTAGGACTGGCCGGCTGTAGTAATTCGATGGCCCTGTCATAATCTGCCAATACCTGATCCCATGTTTCTTCTTCCGAAGAACGTGGGATTTCCAATGATTCTCCATCACCTGGATAACGTAACACCTCTGTCACCAAAGGCACTCCGCCGAATCGTTTTGCCATAGCCGAAAACACAAAGGCCCGGACGAAATAGGCTTCACCCAAATAATGGTTATAGGTTACCTCTGGAAAGGCATCCGCATATTCTGGTAACTTTTCCAATAGGTAATTGGCTTCTCTCAATAGACCAAACGCCATTCCCCAATATGGGGTTCTTTCACCCGTATAAGCCGAACAGATTCCGTCTCGGTTTAATGCTTCGCCTGTTCCTTCAATCCCCAAAGAACCCAGCCATGAGTTGTATTCTACACCCCACTGAGCCATGTACTTAAAATCCTCAAAGGGCATCTTGCTGTACATTCCGGCGATGTACACGTCCATACCGGATTCACTGGTCATGAGTGTCTCGTCCCCGATGACATTGGGAGGAGGCACATCCAAGTCTGTACAGCTAGAAATGTACAATAAGCTGAACAGTATTAATATGATTCTTATTTTCATATGATTATAATTATTCTTGTGGCCATATGGAATCTCGCGTGATAAATAATCATTGCTGTGTCTAACATGCTTTGTGATGCTCGATTTCATGATGTAATTCATTTTAATGTTCCAATATCTCATCTAGCTGTTTTAAAATGATGCCGTCACTCCTAGTGTATAGGTTTTAGTCAACGGATACAATCTTCCCAGCGCATCCCCAGGATGCTCTGGGTCCACAAATTTCACCCCTGTAAATGTCAAGAGGTTATAGGCATTGGCATAGAATCGGATATTGGTAGAAGCACTCCTCCTTAGCCTTAGGGTATAGCCAATCTCGATACTTTTGAGCCGCAAGTAATCTGTACTTACCCGGTTAAATTCAGAATTCCCAAAGGGATAATTTCCTGTATAACCGTAATATCCACTGATCCATTCTGTTTCAGGATCGTAAGGATCTGCCAAAGGATCCACGGGATGCCAGCGATCCAGATACTGCTCCAAAGCACCCCCACCATTACTGCCCCAAATGGAGTACAATGGCTCTTGGTACTGCATAGAGCCCAATGCAGAACCTTGCAGCAGGACGCTCATATCAAAATCCTTATACGTAGCGTCAAGTGCCAAACTATAATTTAACCAAGGGGTTTGGTCATAGGCGAAGGGATGCTGGTCTAGGCCATTGATCTCTCCATCGCCATTCCAATCCTCGTACTTGTAATCACCAGGCAAGACTCCCCTATCCTTATAGATGTCATACGACCAGATGTCCTCCCAGTCGGTATATCGTCCTGCTGACACATAGCCAAACTGCACACCTTGATAGCGGTTGGTCAGGTTATCATTTCGCCAACGGTCGTAGGAATTTCCGTAAGGTCCTTTTTCAGCAGCAATCAAGTGCTGTCTACGGGTAATCGTAGCAATTCCTTTCACTCCATAGGATACTTCACCGATCTTATTTCGATGGGACAGTTCGAGGTCTATTCCGAACTGACGGTCACTATTTGTGTTTTCCCTAGGTGCGC comes from Echinicola vietnamensis DSM 17526 and encodes:
- a CDS encoding RagB/SusD family nutrient uptake outer membrane protein, coding for MKIRIILILFSLLYISSCTDLDVPPPNVIGDETLMTSESGMDVYIAGMYSKMPFEDFKYMAQWGVEYNSWLGSLGIEGTGEALNRDGICSAYTGERTPYWGMAFGLLREANYLLEKLPEYADAFPEVTYNHYLGEAYFVRAFVFSAMAKRFGGVPLVTEVLRYPGDGESLEIPRSSEEETWDQVLADYDRAIELLQPASPKPGYSNKYVALSFKSQDMLYAGSVAKYNETVPGRLTGTGLKTGVRVIGFSDETAQAASVRYFSEAYAAANEVINSGRYSLYKRKWAADDPEAQYQNMVDMFSDPTSPENIYVKEYDFPVATHGYDAYSAPFIFKAPLASGTCPTLDFIELFEGFERYPDGTIKVTTGSTNTEGDYLMYDSPLDFFKDAEPRLRAYVIFPGDVFKNQEIEIRAGVYTGSEPVKPLFSDYSYATAESRYQQLPLYTQAPKELFLSAREGGSQELVTFQGEQITAAGANGPFYNNGESSLTGLYGRKWLNPDPSFEAGEGRSDQHFVLMRYADVLLNAAEAAVELGLAGEVSPDGSDMLQVATNGINDIRERAGASLLSGVLSSDISSRNIVRKERRKELALEHKTKWDLRRWRVQHYEQRDGFWGETRDKEDFSMNSRYRFRGIYPFLSTESGQYFFDARFQWVSLKTFEYNIIDYYFAIPGGEVSKSPVIDQQPNR
- a CDS encoding DUF3823 domain-containing protein; translation: MKKIAYLILAGLFSLSSCSMFELDNYELPAETLQGEVVDIETGELVLTDQGSEGIRVRLTELSWGDNVSPNPDFFCMPDGTFQNTKLFAGNYNVRLDGPFIPLIREDERGVPLADETQTVDIKGVTNVTFEVQPFLRVEWVSEPEVINGKVRAQVRVTRGVSEEEFRAKIEPMGGYSASFQNVTDIQLFVSYSSTVGYRARDERWSSQLEFSGSSFNSMLGETITIESNGTIPEGRMVFVRAAARINFDTPRGSGTRRWNYNEPRQVLIY